The proteins below are encoded in one region of Hordeum vulgare subsp. vulgare chromosome 3H, MorexV3_pseudomolecules_assembly, whole genome shotgun sequence:
- the LOC123445085 gene encoding TPR repeat-containing protein ZIP4, giving the protein MKISELSPEYHRPPPHAGHLTDLARVVADVEQYDTSDPAPPEKLAADFRRVLTNLGSAASSLTDACRLQIWKLATRLWNAVVDRANSAALARGPSARAAEAEIRQAAPELLLLAGCPDEIHLAAAKTASFFLRAGQEWLGLGRVDLATACFEKATPLVSATATEEERSVLLDLNLARALAASHAGDQSLAVALLSRSKPLASASPKGTRSLAEGYLSVGEATLSAKPSDPAVGASSLLTEALDLFEKLASPSPSPSSASPKTPNLNEQKGRCLRYLALERLEAKDHEGVLRCIQVSRASVGLAGEHPSVGFMALHAWLGTGNLAEAERELERIMANANAPESVCVGAAEVYLASAGPEAARKVLVALAARCRAGGAAAAVRVVTKVVDGGISSAGRARAIGELVSDERVVALFDGPANTSHRGAMHTLLWNCGVEHFNAKNYDTCADLFERSMLYLSREEGSRARRAQCLRVLAVCYLALQRLDRAHEFVNEADKVEHNAHCAFMKIKIHLQKNDKDEAIKQIKIMMSCIDFNPTFLMLTTHEAIACKAVRVAVASLTFLLGLYSPGKPMPEREVTVLRTLIELLRREQGTEDEILKYSRRAKLRMSDLGVEGFFGNGPVGARELNWFAGNSWNMGRMVAKEQKYDLSAEFFELAVEFFGGASNDEADGNRPTICKALIMSVTSRLKAEELNNSPLSDSDVKKGVEMLSRAGKLLPSIWPSVSVASDQADANNFLFLHTFYSYQLLDRMDTSTHPQQLQLVKNFASSKACTPSHLLKLGKAASEGTPPNLLVAEFSLKASIKSALASHSPDYRVISSALRNLACLAGLQDLSGSKSDAVYDVYRQAYQIMVGLRDGEYPCEEGQWLAASAWNKSYLARRLNQASVGIKWMKMGLDLSRHVESMKQYIADMEQYLEHFQKMFHSEAGEHTLHGKNPDECSQQEGAPSTSMSGSMSQPVLV; this is encoded by the exons ATGAAGATCTCCGAGCTCTCCCCGGAGTACCACCGCCCGCCGCCGCACGCCGGCCACCTCACCGACCTCGCGCGGGTCGTCGCGGACGTCGAGCAGTACGACACCTCTGACCCCGCCCCCCCGGAGAAGCTCGCCGCCGACTTCCGCCGCGTGCTCACCAACCTCGGCTCCGCCGCCTCGTCCCTCACCGACGCCTGCCGGCTCCAGATATGGAAGCTGGCCACCCGCCTCTGGAACGCCGTCGTCGACCGCGCCAACTCCGCCGCGCTGGCCCGGGGCCCCTCCGCGCGCGCCGCCGAGGCGGAGATCAGgcaggcggcgccggagctcctcctcctcgccggctgCCCCGACGAGATCCACCTGGCCGCCGCCAAGAccgcctccttcttcctccgcgcCGGCCAGGAGTGGCTCGGCCTCGGCCGCGTCGACCTCGCCACCGCCTGCTTCGAGAAGGCCACGCCGCTCGTCTCCGCCACCGCCACGGAGGAGGAGCGGTCCGTCCTGCTCGACCTCAACCTCGCGCGGGCGCTCGCGGCGTCCCACGCGGGCGATCAGTCCCTCGCCGTCGCGCTGCTCAGCCGGTCCAAGCCCCTCGCGTCCGCGTCCCCCAAGGGGACCAGATCCCTCGCCGAGGGGTACCTGTCCGTCGGCGAGGCCACGCTCTCCGCAAAACCATCTGACCCCGCCGTCGGAGCGTCCAGCCTCCTCACAGAAGCGCTAGATCTCTTCGAGAAGCtggcctccccctccccctccccctccagcgCCAGCCCCAAGACCCCAAATCTCAATGAGCAAAAGGGTCGATGCCTCCGCTATCTCGCCCTCGAGCGTCTTGAAGCCAAGGACCACGAGGGCGTCCTGCGCTGCATCCAGGTCTCGAGGGCTTCAGTAGGGCTGGCGGGTGAGCACCCGAGCGTGGGGTTCATGGCGCTGCACGCCTGGCTTGGTACCGGGAACTTGGCGGAGGCCGAGAGGGAGCTCGAGAGGATCATGGCCAACGCCAACGCACCAGAGAGTGTATGCGTGGGGGCCGCTGAGGTGTACCTTGCCTCCGCGGGACCTGAGGCTGCACGCAAGGTGCTCGTTGCGCTTGCGGCACGTTGCCGCGCAGGAGGTGCAGCTGCTGCTGTGAGAGTGGTGACCAAGGTGGTTGATGGTGGCATCAGTAGCGCTGGCCGCGCAAGAGCGATCGGTGAGCTCGTGTCGGATGAGAGGGTGGTCGCACTGTTCGATGGCCCGGCCAACACCAGTCACCGTGGAGCAATGCATACACTGCTGTGGAACTG CGGTGTCGAGCATTTCAACGCAAAGAACTACGATACATGTGCGGACTTGTTTGAGAGGTCGATGCTTTATCTATCCCGTGAAGAGGGAAGCAGAGCCCGACGAGCACAATGCCTCCGAGTCCTTGCGGTTTGCTATCTAGCCCTTCAACGTCTGGATCGAGCACATGAGTTTGTCAATGAGGCTGACAAG GTGGAACACAACGCCCACTGTGCCTTTATGAAG ATCAAAATTCATCTTCAGAAGAACGACAAGGACGAGGCTATCAAGCAgataaaaatcatgatgagttgCATTGACTTCAATCCCACGTTCCTAATGCTCACAACTCATGAGGCTATTGCCTGCAAGGCTGTCCGGGTAGCAGTTGCTTCATTAACCTTCCTTCTTGGTCTCTATTCTCCCGGAAAGCCTATGCCAGAGCGTGAGGTTACTGTCCTCCGCACTCTTATTGAGCTCCTCCGTCGTGAGCAAGGTACTGAGGATGAGATCCTGAAGTACTCGAGACGTGCCAAGCTACGGATGTCTGACCTTGGCGTGGAAGGCTTTTTTGGCAATGGACCTGTTGGGGCGCGTGAACTGAACTGGTTTGCAGGCAATAGCTGGAATATGGGTAGAATGGTGGCAAAGGAGCAGAAATATGACCTTAGTGCTGAGTTCTTTGAGCTTGCAGTAGAGTTCTTTGGTGGTGCAAGTAATGACGAGGCTGATGGAAATCGCCCCACAATTTGCAAAGCGTTAATCATGAGTGTCACTTCCAGGCTTAAAGCTGAGGAGCTAAACAATTCTCCCTTGTCGGATTCTGACGTTAAAAAAGGTGTTGAGATGCTCAGCAGAGCTGGCAAG CTATTACCTTCGATCTGGCCCTCAGTTTCAGTCGCCTCTGATCAGGCTGATGCCAACAACTTTCTGTTTCTTCATACCTTCTACTCCTACCAACTCCTTGACAGGATGGACACCAGCACACATCCTCAGCAGCTCCAGCTAGTCAAGAACTTCGCTTCCTCTAAAGCATGCACACCGTCCCATCTTCTCAAACTTGGAAAAGCTGCTTCTGAAGGCACCCCACCGAACCTGCTTGTTGCTGAATTTTCCCTGAAGGCTAGCATCAAGAGCGCCCTTGCTTCTCACTCCCCAGACTACAGGGTAATCAGCTCTGCCCTAAGGAACCTAGCCTGCCTTGCTGGCTTGCAAGACTTAAGTGGTAGCAAGAGTGAtgcagtgtatgatgtatatcgaCAAGCCTACCAGATCATGGTTGGACTGAGAGATGGTGAATATCCATGTGAGGAAGGTCAGTGGCTTGCAGCGAGTGCCTGGAACAAGTCATATTTGGCTAGGCGGCTTAATCAAGCTTCAGTTGGTATAAAATGGATGAAGATGGGATTAGATCTCTCTCGGCATGTTGAAAGCATGAAGCAGTATATAGCAGACATGGAGCAATACCTTGAGCACTTCCAGAAAATGTTTCATAGTGAAGCTGGTGAACATACTTTGCATGGAAAAAATCCTGATGAATGTAGTCAGCAAGAGGGGGCACCAAGCACAAGTATGTCTGGTAGCATGTCTCAGCCTGTCCTAGTATAG
- the LOC123445090 gene encoding tropinone reductase homolog At5g06060-like, giving the protein MAAGGMSREERWSLAGATALVTGGSKGIGQAIVEELAGHGARVHTCARSAAELEECRRRWEAKGLPVTVSVCDVSLRASREQLVETVKQVFGGKLDILVNNAAQILAKAAVEWTSEEYSHLMATNLESCFHLSQLAHPLLLNASIAGGSIVNISSLGGTLGFTGLALYSMTKGGINQLTRSLATEWAQNKIRVNCVAPGATKSDMLSSLPLEIRENELARTPMRRAGEPAEVAAMVSFLCMPAASFVTGQVIAVDGGRTISA; this is encoded by the exons ATGGCGGCCGGCGGCATGAGCAGGGAGGAGAGGTGGAGCCTGGCCGGCGCGACGGCGCTCGTCACCGGCGGCAGCAAAGGCATCGG CCAGGCGATcgtggaggagctggcggggcacggGGCGCGGGTGCACACGTGCGCCAGGAGCGCGGCGGAGCTGGAGGAGTGCCGCCGCCGGTGGGAGGCCAAGGGGCTCCCGGTCACCGTCTCCGTCTGCGACGTCTCCCTGCGCGCCAGCAGGGAGCAGCTCGTGGAGACGGTCAAGCAAGTCTTCGGCGGCAAGCTCGACATACTG GTGAACAACGCGGCACAGATTCTTGCCAAGGCGGCCGTGGAGTGGACATCGGAGGAGTACTCGCACCTCATGGCGACCAATCTAGAGTCGTGCTTCCACCTCAGCCAGCTCGCGCACCCCTTGCTCCTCAACGCCTCCATCGCTGGAGGTAGCATCGTCAACATATCCTCCCTTGGGGGCACACTTGGTTTCACGGGCCTTGCGCTTTACAGTAtgacaaaag GAGGAATAAACCAGCTTACAAGGAGCCTTGCTACTGAATGGGCCCAGAACAAGATCCGGGTGAATTGCGTCGCCCCGGGCGCGACCAAGAGTGACATGTTAAGCAGT CTCCCACTGGAGATTAGAGAGAACGAGTTGGCGAGGACTCCAATGCGGCGGGCAGGCGAGCCAGCGGAGGTGGCTGCAATGGTGTCGTTCCTCTGCATGCCGGCGGCATCCTTCGTCACCGGCCAGGTCATCGCCGTCGACGGTGGTCGGACAATTAGTGCTTAG